One genomic window of Halococcus sediminicola includes the following:
- a CDS encoding DUF7096 domain-containing protein, which produces MRRALAVVLCCCLLAGGAVAVPGVGDRQHARPATPATNTSEYLTVGPDALETASYRRATLDVSGALALDTRRLEGQHRQLVLDERFATIDSTATRRAMLRRSATRIEGRIDGLQRRQATAVGEYNNGTIAGREFVVELARIDTAAGRLGAAADRVTERARAIPGSTIDDQPATSWARNRRVELGTLRGPVRGRIAATLRGENTIPLDASTAPDLEGVGTAPDERLETLELYVETTDEGVVLATVDEGRYYREAYLPTERNDTAAGKLTDITAALDRVAERYPWTWNNSATTDSSGDRRAGIYRFTLFYGHGRLTTHLDRRSGEVFAEQQRKRLSGTPTAEPLHETAGNLRLTVNRTYPTGPLELALTNRAGEPVDGRITVANRTVGRTGTDGRLWTVAPHESATVVAQTDEGRVGIETGFSPTTNRTTRTTRPTDER; this is translated from the coding sequence ATGCGTCGTGCGCTCGCCGTGGTACTGTGCTGTTGTCTGCTCGCCGGAGGGGCCGTCGCGGTTCCGGGAGTCGGCGACCGCCAGCACGCCCGGCCGGCGACGCCGGCGACGAACACGAGCGAGTATCTGACGGTCGGGCCGGACGCGCTCGAGACAGCTTCCTACCGACGGGCGACCCTCGACGTCTCCGGCGCGCTCGCGCTCGATACTCGTCGTCTGGAGGGCCAACACCGCCAGCTCGTCCTCGACGAGCGCTTCGCCACGATCGACTCGACGGCCACGCGCCGTGCCATGCTTCGGCGGAGCGCCACCCGCATCGAGGGCCGCATCGACGGCCTGCAGCGGCGTCAGGCGACCGCCGTGGGAGAGTACAACAACGGGACGATCGCGGGACGGGAGTTCGTCGTCGAACTCGCACGGATCGACACGGCGGCCGGACGGCTCGGTGCGGCCGCCGACCGCGTGACCGAGCGCGCACGCGCGATTCCCGGCTCGACCATCGACGACCAGCCAGCGACGAGTTGGGCGCGCAACCGCCGCGTCGAACTCGGTACGCTGCGTGGTCCGGTGCGGGGTCGCATCGCCGCGACGCTGCGCGGGGAGAACACGATCCCGCTCGACGCATCGACGGCGCCCGACCTCGAGGGCGTCGGCACGGCCCCCGACGAACGGCTCGAAACGCTCGAACTGTACGTCGAGACCACCGATGAGGGCGTCGTGTTGGCGACGGTCGACGAGGGGCGTTACTACCGCGAGGCGTACCTGCCGACCGAGCGCAACGACACCGCGGCGGGCAAGCTGACCGACATCACCGCCGCGCTCGACCGCGTGGCCGAGCGGTATCCGTGGACGTGGAATAACTCGGCAACGACCGATTCGAGCGGCGACCGCCGGGCGGGCATCTATCGCTTCACGCTGTTTTACGGCCACGGCCGACTGACGACCCATCTCGACCGCCGCTCGGGCGAGGTGTTCGCCGAACAGCAACGAAAGCGTCTCTCGGGGACGCCCACGGCCGAGCCGTTACACGAAACCGCCGGCAACCTCCGCTTGACCGTCAACCGCACCTACCCTACTGGCCCGCTCGAACTCGCGCTCACGAACCGTGCGGGTGAACCGGTCGATGGACGCATCACCGTCGCCAACCGCACCGTCGGACGCACCGGCACGGACGGCCGCCTCTGGACGGTCGCCCCACACGAGTCCGCCACCGTCGTCGCACAAACGGACGAAGGACGCGTCGGCATCGAGACGGGGTTCTCGCCGACCACGAACCGGACGACACGCACCACCCGCCCGACAGACGAACGTTGA
- a CDS encoding helix-turn-helix transcriptional regulator → MRFRAVLVVLILVAVVATPVVGQVTPDPARLTPAVRAETGQPSSVTNTTIAIHPQPNGDARVRVSAAFVLDDANDSSAFRALGREFEEGNAGFSVGAFRQAANESSVVTGRSMNVTNVTRNATIVGENASGADTGRLTLGFKWTNFARTNGDRLVVGDAFNTTRGTWLPGLTANQTLVLESPSGYTVTRSPVGFTNGTLAWEGPTTFEPGSPTVVFTDRDGPNPTPDTGGGPLASLPPLALGVAAVALTAVVGAYALARRDGDEAGTDGRPVDEPTNEPSSLASEPSPTETELLSDEERVEQLLEGNGGRMKQAAIVSETGWSNAKVSQLLSAMADEGRVEKLRIGRENLISLPGDGDGD, encoded by the coding sequence ATGCGCTTTCGGGCGGTGCTCGTCGTTCTCATCCTCGTGGCCGTCGTCGCCACACCGGTGGTTGGGCAGGTCACACCGGACCCAGCGCGGCTCACGCCGGCGGTACGGGCGGAGACCGGTCAGCCGAGCAGTGTGACCAACACGACCATCGCCATCCACCCGCAGCCGAACGGCGACGCACGAGTTCGCGTGTCGGCGGCGTTCGTCCTCGACGATGCGAACGATTCGTCGGCGTTCCGGGCGCTCGGTCGGGAGTTCGAGGAGGGCAACGCCGGCTTCTCGGTCGGTGCGTTCCGGCAGGCAGCCAACGAGTCGAGCGTCGTCACCGGTCGGTCGATGAACGTGACGAACGTGACGCGAAACGCGACGATCGTCGGCGAGAACGCGAGCGGAGCCGACACCGGACGCCTCACCCTCGGGTTCAAGTGGACGAACTTCGCCCGAACGAACGGCGACCGGCTGGTCGTCGGCGACGCGTTCAACACCACCCGCGGGACGTGGCTGCCGGGTCTGACGGCGAATCAGACCCTGGTCCTCGAATCGCCGTCGGGATACACCGTCACCCGCTCGCCGGTCGGCTTCACCAACGGTACGCTCGCGTGGGAGGGACCGACGACGTTCGAACCGGGGTCGCCGACGGTCGTCTTCACCGACCGGGACGGCCCGAATCCGACCCCCGACACCGGCGGCGGGCCGCTGGCGTCGCTCCCGCCGCTCGCGCTCGGGGTCGCCGCCGTCGCGCTCACCGCCGTCGTCGGGGCCTACGCGCTCGCCCGACGCGACGGAGATGAGGCGGGAACCGACGGGCGACCCGTCGATGAGCCGACGAACGAACCCTCGTCCCTGGCCTCGGAGCCGTCACCGACGGAGACGGAACTGCTCTCGGACGAGGAGCGTGTCGAGCAGCTGCTCGAAGGTAACGGCGGTCGAATGAAACAGGCCGCCATCGTGAGCGAGACCGGCTGGTCGAACGCGAAGGTCTCCCAGTTGCTCTCGGCGATGGCCGACGAGGGCCGCGTCGAGAAGCTCCGCATCGGGCGCGAGAACCTCATCAGTCTTCCCGGCGATGGAGACGGCGACTAG
- a CDS encoding electron transfer flavoprotein subunit beta/FixA family protein: MKVLIAVAEVAEVEDDFEIDGLAIDDRYLNYDLNEWDDYAVEAGVQIQEAGDDVEVVSVTIGPERADETIRMALAKGVDRSIRVWDDELESVDYLDSETKADVLAAVVEEEQPDLVLTGVQSDDTAFGATGVSLADEIGFEWAAVVNHLEYEPGSETASVHRELEGGVEELTDVELPAVLTIQTGINEPRYASLRGIRQAQSKEIAPKTLDELGLDASVTESAVTLTQLYEPETESDATLFEGGPDEEASQLADLLRDKGVVEG, from the coding sequence ATGAAGGTCCTCATCGCGGTGGCGGAGGTGGCAGAAGTCGAGGACGACTTCGAGATCGATGGGTTGGCCATCGACGACCGCTATCTGAACTACGATCTCAACGAGTGGGACGACTACGCCGTCGAGGCGGGCGTCCAGATTCAAGAAGCCGGCGACGACGTGGAGGTCGTCTCCGTCACCATCGGACCCGAACGCGCCGACGAGACGATCCGGATGGCGCTCGCCAAGGGCGTCGACCGTTCAATCCGGGTCTGGGACGACGAGTTAGAGAGCGTCGACTACCTCGACAGCGAGACCAAAGCCGACGTGCTCGCGGCGGTCGTCGAGGAAGAACAGCCGGACCTCGTGCTCACGGGCGTCCAGTCCGACGATACGGCGTTCGGCGCGACCGGCGTGAGCCTCGCCGACGAGATCGGCTTCGAGTGGGCCGCCGTCGTCAACCATCTGGAGTACGAACCGGGAAGCGAGACCGCATCGGTCCACCGCGAACTCGAAGGCGGCGTCGAGGAACTCACTGACGTCGAACTCCCTGCCGTGCTCACCATCCAGACGGGCATCAACGAGCCACGCTATGCCAGCCTGCGGGGGATCCGACAGGCCCAGTCCAAGGAGATCGCGCCCAAGACGCTCGACGAGTTGGGTCTCGACGCGAGCGTGACCGAGAGCGCGGTGACGCTCACCCAGCTCTACGAACCGGAGACCGAAAGCGACGCCACGCTGTTCGAGGGTGGTCCCGACGAGGAGGCCAGCCAACTCGCCGACCTCCTGCGGGACAAGGGGGTGGTCGAGGGATGA
- a CDS encoding electron transfer flavoprotein subunit alpha/FixB family protein, giving the protein MTVLAIAEHRRGDLRDASFELITAGRDLADSIGGDLHVAVIGGEVGAFADELDREGVDAIHTVAEGEEFNHDVYTQAVEALYDEVAPDVLLMPNTVNGLDYAPAVANGLSLPLVTDAIDVDYGDTLDVTREMYGSKVETVVEVDADRVAISIRPGEWPPAEGTGDADVREFDVDIDESAVRSTVTGFQEVGGGDVDITDAEVLVSVGRGIEEEENIALVEELADTLGATLSSSRPIVDNGWLPKNRQVGQSGKVVTPEVYIAIGISGAVQHVAGMKGAETIVAINTDSSAPIYDLADYGIVDDLFEVVPALIEAFGGDPPDV; this is encoded by the coding sequence ATGACGGTGCTCGCCATCGCCGAACACCGCCGCGGCGACCTCCGCGACGCGAGTTTCGAACTGATCACCGCGGGCCGTGACCTCGCCGATTCGATCGGTGGCGACCTCCACGTCGCCGTCATCGGCGGCGAGGTCGGGGCGTTCGCCGACGAACTCGATCGGGAGGGCGTCGACGCGATCCACACGGTCGCGGAGGGCGAGGAGTTCAACCACGACGTCTACACGCAAGCTGTCGAGGCGCTCTACGACGAGGTCGCGCCCGACGTCCTCCTCATGCCGAACACGGTCAACGGCCTCGACTACGCGCCAGCCGTCGCCAACGGTCTGTCGCTGCCGCTCGTGACCGACGCCATCGACGTCGACTACGGCGATACCCTCGACGTCACCCGCGAGATGTACGGCTCGAAGGTCGAGACGGTCGTGGAAGTCGACGCCGACCGGGTGGCCATCAGTATCCGACCCGGTGAGTGGCCGCCCGCCGAGGGGACGGGCGACGCCGACGTGCGGGAGTTCGACGTCGACATCGACGAGTCGGCCGTGCGCTCGACGGTAACGGGCTTTCAGGAAGTCGGCGGCGGCGATGTCGACATCACCGACGCCGAGGTCCTGGTGAGCGTCGGCCGCGGCATCGAAGAAGAAGAGAACATCGCGCTGGTCGAGGAGTTGGCCGACACGCTCGGCGCGACGCTGTCGTCGTCGCGGCCGATCGTCGACAACGGCTGGCTGCCGAAGAACCGACAGGTCGGCCAGTCAGGGAAGGTCGTCACGCCCGAAGTGTACATCGCCATCGGGATCTCGGGCGCTGTCCAGCACGTCGCCGGGATGAAAGGCGCGGAGACCATCGTCGCCATCAACACCGATTCGAGCGCACCGATCTACGATCTCGCCGACTACGGCATCGTCGACGACCTCTTCGAGGTGGTCCCCGCGCTCATCGAGGCGTTCGGCGGCGACCCGCCCGACGTCTGA
- a CDS encoding protein-L-isoaspartate(D-aspartate) O-methyltransferase, which translates to MDHEVARERLVARLDEQGRIERDATREALLAVPRHEFVPESRSKNAYDDRPLPIGENQTISAPHMVAMMTDLLAPSTADSILEIGTGCGYHAAVTAAIAGEVRSVEYHESLAASARERLSKLGYDVAIRVGDGHDGWAAHAPYDGAYLTCAAAEIPEAIVEQVRPGGAIVAPIGDGRQTLVRARRRADGGFDRETHGGVRFVRMQGG; encoded by the coding sequence ATGGACCACGAGGTAGCGCGCGAGCGGCTCGTCGCCCGCCTCGACGAACAGGGTCGCATCGAGCGCGATGCGACGCGCGAGGCGCTCTTGGCCGTTCCACGCCACGAGTTCGTGCCCGAGAGTCGCTCGAAAAACGCCTACGACGACCGCCCGCTGCCGATCGGCGAAAACCAGACCATCAGCGCACCGCACATGGTGGCGATGATGACCGACCTGCTCGCGCCCAGTACTGCGGATTCGATCCTCGAAATCGGGACCGGCTGTGGCTATCACGCCGCCGTCACGGCCGCGATCGCGGGCGAAGTGAGAAGCGTCGAGTATCACGAATCGCTCGCCGCGAGCGCCCGCGAGCGCCTCTCGAAACTGGGCTACGACGTCGCCATCCGCGTCGGCGACGGCCACGACGGCTGGGCCGCACACGCCCCCTACGACGGGGCCTATCTCACGTGTGCAGCGGCCGAAATCCCCGAGGCGATCGTCGAACAGGTCCGTCCCGGCGGGGCAATCGTCGCCCCCATCGGTGATGGCCGCCAGACGCTCGTCCGCGCTCGCCGGCGGGCCGATGGCGGATTCGACAGGGAAACCCACGGCGGCGTGCGGTTCGTGCGGATGCAGGGCGGATAG